In one Candidatus Delongbacteria bacterium genomic region, the following are encoded:
- a CDS encoding LamG domain-containing protein, giving the protein MSKKGLSLIVAIMITFIMLISISGAIAVVNNQRNQIFNDLNDTKLSFLAEGGMNLALNWLKEQKRSYELTLTKFPLSGDEKIYTIDGCDVSVSGIKDNTSKEWTFISKAAINGRTCEVKTTNVVPAIPLNDGNGLEFDGLDGSNGSRILIENTTDYNVGDTDQLTIMCWVKTAQASANTIGTGTKYQWSNIVSNVNPNSPASDCQFMLQHDSQNEYVEFALKNKNGNQRKYIMGNRKMNPDRWYHIVATYDNSMMKVYINEDYARWSYKYNDPKIVNSGKWFMAYDVVVENENGCDTAEEALNNKNTHYKKAENYEADFKNFYNTGILSPTTYVTNIGSTSGSSGTEGWRNYKGRIDDVSIWNRALTEDEIARYRIGTDRITGKEENLQAYWDFDDIGNYPSGSSIPAGTAIKNKKMILNEDGEWVYDASLDGQTQGEIKVITNSGENRDDDSSNKLVGELKRNWNVKFY; this is encoded by the coding sequence ATGTCCAAGAAAGGTCTGTCTTTAATTGTAGCAATAATGATTACTTTCATCATGCTGATTTCAATCTCGGGAGCAATTGCTGTAGTAAACAACCAGAGAAATCAAATATTTAATGATTTAAATGATACAAAGCTCTCATTTTTAGCTGAAGGAGGGATGAACTTAGCTTTAAACTGGTTAAAAGAACAAAAGCGTAGCTATGAACTAACTCTTACGAAGTTTCCATTATCTGGTGATGAAAAAATATATACAATTGATGGATGTGATGTTTCAGTTTCCGGTATTAAAGATAATACTTCAAAAGAATGGACTTTTATTTCGAAAGCAGCAATAAATGGTAGAACCTGTGAAGTTAAAACAACCAATGTTGTTCCTGCTATTCCACTAAATGATGGAAATGGACTGGAATTCGATGGTTTAGATGGAAGTAATGGCTCTAGGATATTAATAGAAAATACAACAGACTATAATGTTGGAGATACGGATCAATTGACAATAATGTGTTGGGTTAAAACTGCACAGGCTAGTGCAAATACTATAGGAACAGGGACAAAATATCAATGGTCAAATATTGTATCAAATGTTAATCCAAACTCTCCTGCTTCTGATTGTCAATTTATGCTTCAACATGATTCACAAAATGAATATGTAGAATTTGCTTTGAAAAATAAGAATGGCAATCAGAGAAAATATATAATGGGTAACAGAAAAATGAACCCAGACAGATGGTATCATATTGTTGCCACATATGATAATTCGATGATGAAAGTATACATAAACGAAGATTATGCAAGATGGAGCTATAAGTATAATGATCCAAAAATTGTAAATTCAGGAAAATGGTTTATGGCTTATGATGTTGTAGTAGAAAATGAAAACGGGTGCGATACCGCCGAAGAAGCACTCAATAATAAAAATACTCATTATAAGAAAGCAGAAAATTACGAAGCTGATTTTAAAAATTTTTATAATACCGGAATTTTATCACCAACAACATATGTTACTAATATTGGATCTACCTCAGGAAGTTCAGGTACTGAAGGATGGAGAAATTATAAAGGTCGTATTGATGATGTTTCTATCTGGAATAGAGCATTAACTGAAGATGAAATTGCAAGATATAGAATAGGTACTGACCGAATTACTGGAAAAGAAGAGAATCTTCAAGCGTATTGGGATTTTGATGACATAGGAAATTACCCTTCAGGAAGTAGTATCCCTGCAGGGACAGCTATAAAAAACAAAAAAATGATCCTAAATGAAGATGGAGAATGGGTTTATGATGCTTCTCTTGACGGTCAAACTCAAGGAGAAATAAAAGTTATTACAAACTCTGGTGAGAATAGAGATGATGATAGTTCTAATAAGTTGGTTGGGGAGTTAAAACGAAACTGGAATGTTAAATTTTATTAA
- a CDS encoding prepilin-type N-terminal cleavage/methylation domain-containing protein, whose product MKTKGFSLLEILVASLIAVIGITGTTMIIYQNGEMSNNFYNRSNAYNKINFLSRIIELSIKEGASTIIEENGSVLKIYDFENVFTIGYKLKDKKIYYCDEDNNVLKLVSPILNDASFDEFNFQADNNKYVYFDLKLSLLKNEVVRYTTQSLRFYSKCRSLYSL is encoded by the coding sequence GTGAAAACAAAAGGTTTTAGTCTATTGGAAATTTTAGTGGCATCATTGATAGCTGTTATCGGAATTACTGGTACAACGATGATCATTTACCAAAATGGTGAAATGAGTAATAATTTTTACAACAGGTCAAACGCTTATAACAAAATTAACTTTTTGAGTAGGATAATTGAGTTGTCTATAAAAGAAGGTGCTTCTACAATAATTGAAGAGAACGGAAGTGTTTTAAAAATTTACGATTTCGAGAATGTATTTACTATTGGTTATAAGCTAAAAGATAAAAAAATATACTATTGTGATGAAGATAACAATGTCTTAAAATTAGTTAGTCCTATTTTAAATGATGCGTCATTTGATGAATTTAATTTTCAAGCTGATAATAACAAATATGTTTATTTTGATTTAAAGTTATCGTTACTTAAGAATGAAGTTGTAAGATATACAACTCAATCATTAAGGTTTTATTCAAAATGTAGAAGTCTTTACTCATTATAA
- a CDS encoding Crp/Fnr family transcriptional regulator, whose product MTENRNKYIISKLKKFQIFENFQDFEIMKIIENSRFIKYDPNVIIFNEGDSVPTNNSFFVILKGDIQVYKSVYVENSFRSVLLNLLKDGDCFGEIAILNSVKKRTATLESLTECELIAINKEKFYELYNNHIFLKNLVTISHTNLCIANKVVVYAITSSKKHVYRLVYMLDFLISKYGVKRDNDIYEIILPFNSSLIADFLGSARQQYSKSKKILTEKNLIKGYGRKIIIPSYSKLLQYVSEGSEE is encoded by the coding sequence ATGACAGAGAACAGAAATAAGTATATCATCTCCAAGTTAAAAAAATTTCAAATTTTTGAGAATTTTCAGGATTTTGAGATTATGAAAATTATTGAAAATTCCAGATTTATAAAATATGATCCTAATGTTATCATTTTTAATGAAGGAGATTCTGTTCCTACCAATAATTCTTTCTTTGTAATCCTAAAAGGTGATATTCAAGTATACAAGAGCGTGTATGTTGAGAACAGCTTTAGATCAGTTCTATTGAATCTTTTAAAAGATGGTGATTGCTTTGGTGAAATTGCTATTCTAAACTCAGTTAAGAAAAGAACTGCAACTTTGGAATCACTTACTGAATGTGAGCTTATTGCTATTAATAAAGAGAAATTTTATGAGCTGTACAATAATCATATTTTTTTAAAAAACCTTGTAACTATTTCTCATACCAATCTTTGCATTGCAAACAAAGTTGTCGTTTATGCTATTACTTCATCAAAAAAACATGTTTATAGATTGGTTTATATGCTTGATTTTCTCATATCAAAGTATGGGGTAAAGCGAGATAATGACATATATGAAATTATTCTTCCCTTTAATAGTTCTCTCATTGCCGACTTTCTTGGTTCGGCAAGACAACAGTATAGTAAATCAAAGAAAATCTTGACAGAGAAAAATTTGATCAAAGGTTATGGTAGAAAGATCATTATTCCAAGTTACTCAAAATTATTACAATATGTAAGCGAAGGTAGCGAGGAGTAG
- a CDS encoding AAA family ATPase, protein MAKIYPDNLTNFNYTGSEKAVYQALKKLSDDYTVFFSVPWQQKNRNGHETDGECDFVIVKKNCGYIALEVKGGKNISIVDNVWQIELDGGNTHLLKRNPADQARESSYFFRDYYKEKTGNSYKAVYGYAVCFPYFSVKEDLDMQTPREIIIDAHKFENLPKAIDRVFDYYQKSQNYKGDGSELDIFIDLVNTKRHFAILKGKLIKSQEERFEEINLVQDTFLDFIKFHRKAMICGGAGTGKTFIALKKAIRSADEERSVLFLCYNRRLSEYLRHRSIKDIQFYNYHAFAEEVLGKDNYQTLFDLTNGSMESIEYEFSMTEWQKYDTIIIDEAQDFQLEWFDSLQHLLNTDGEFYIFYDREQAIFDGHIGEIEKRFDLPPFFLNRNLRNSAKIQNWANNTTGLGLEIIPNSLQGVKPVRSIFDESSKAIKEITKIVNKLIVEEMINFSQIVLLSDRTVGNSILSNIDKIGNYKITTDYEDRSNLRFLTIQSFKGMEEDVVIFLAHGKNRDKLNFVAYTRARYLLYVVEVNK, encoded by the coding sequence ATGGCAAAAATATATCCAGATAATTTGACTAATTTCAACTATACAGGATCTGAAAAAGCTGTTTATCAAGCTCTGAAAAAATTAAGCGATGATTATACAGTCTTTTTTTCAGTTCCATGGCAACAAAAAAACAGAAATGGACACGAAACCGATGGTGAATGTGACTTTGTAATAGTTAAAAAGAATTGTGGATACATTGCTTTAGAAGTTAAAGGTGGAAAGAATATTTCAATTGTTGATAATGTTTGGCAGATAGAATTAGACGGTGGGAATACTCATTTATTAAAGAGAAATCCCGCTGATCAAGCAAGAGAGTCTTCCTATTTTTTTAGAGATTACTATAAAGAAAAAACCGGTAATAGTTATAAGGCAGTTTACGGATATGCTGTATGTTTTCCATATTTTTCAGTAAAGGAAGATCTGGATATGCAGACACCCAGAGAAATAATAATAGATGCTCACAAATTTGAAAATTTACCGAAAGCTATAGATAGAGTCTTTGATTATTATCAAAAAAGCCAGAATTATAAAGGTGATGGAAGTGAACTCGATATTTTTATTGATCTAGTGAATACTAAACGTCATTTTGCGATACTTAAAGGTAAATTGATAAAATCTCAAGAAGAACGTTTTGAAGAGATCAATCTTGTACAAGATACTTTTCTGGATTTTATAAAATTCCATAGAAAAGCTATGATATGTGGTGGAGCAGGTACAGGCAAAACATTTATTGCATTGAAAAAAGCGATTAGATCAGCAGATGAAGAGAGAAGTGTACTTTTTTTATGTTACAATAGAAGACTTTCAGAATATTTGCGACATAGAAGTATAAAAGATATCCAGTTTTACAATTATCATGCTTTTGCAGAGGAAGTTTTGGGTAAGGACAATTATCAGACTCTTTTCGATTTGACTAATGGAAGTATGGAGTCAATTGAGTATGAGTTCTCAATGACTGAATGGCAAAAATACGACACAATAATTATTGATGAAGCACAAGATTTTCAATTGGAATGGTTTGATAGTTTACAACATTTGTTAAACACAGATGGAGAATTCTACATATTTTACGACAGAGAACAGGCAATTTTTGATGGACATATTGGAGAGATTGAGAAAAGATTCGATCTTCCTCCATTTTTCTTAAATAGAAATCTAAGGAATAGTGCTAAAATTCAAAATTGGGCGAATAATACTACAGGTTTGGGTTTGGAAATAATCCCAAACTCTCTTCAGGGTGTGAAACCTGTTAGAAGTATATTCGATGAATCATCTAAAGCTATTAAGGAAATTACCAAAATTGTGAATAAATTGATTGTTGAAGAGATGATAAATTTTTCGCAAATTGTATTGTTATCAGATAGAACTGTTGGCAACTCCATATTAAGTAATATAGATAAGATCGGAAATTATAAAATTACTACTGATTACGAAGATCGTAGCAACCTTAGATTTTTAACAATTCAATCATTTAAGGGTATGGAAGAAGATGTCGTTATATTTTTAGCTCATGGTAAAAATAGAGATAAATTGAATTTTGTTGCTTACACGAGAGCCAGATATCTTTTGTATGTAGTAGAGGTTAATAAATGA
- a CDS encoding VWA domain-containing protein → MLSLLNPFNPILFKLSIKAIKSFIDNNFREKVIPELGSVVYSDLYGGVEHSGIYIGNNEISNIVVEDFAEGTVRRSSPESFTDKSLINTKIYVSCNKHGAVGDYNVGEGAEGHVGERNFYGLIFSNCHEFSRKCLEYSNQSFSSFNIFDWNDIDETWEPTIRKLKKTARKKIGATKWKLWDWKNDQIVEEPDLNQIINFYENMILNKENIRFLKNQIRESKAYMEEIFDENIPKEGLKLLEVFYSELNKIDNKYEEVKGFLEYTGVNYSFNDLKELKEDFSKILSEMKLNKQIKNIVEKLGREYISEEKKKKSKVVIRKENEVLGIHKSDELARLLPSEYVNLESEELEYLFYSKLLEKSLLTYEIAGRSKERIEFEEENINKKGPVIACLDTSGSMEGEPILKAKALLFSISKILEKEDRKLIIILFGASGQIQEMEFTSNSQNNKILSFLNKGYGGGTDFETPLKRGINIIESEKSNFTKADILMITDGYCDISDIFKKTIKVKKDELDFMVYTVICNNNVVSDDFSDEIVNF, encoded by the coding sequence ATGCTTAGTTTATTAAATCCTTTTAATCCAATACTATTCAAATTATCGATCAAAGCGATAAAATCTTTCATTGATAATAATTTCAGAGAAAAAGTAATACCAGAATTAGGGAGTGTCGTATATTCTGATCTATATGGGGGTGTTGAGCATTCTGGTATTTATATAGGTAACAATGAAATTTCCAATATTGTTGTCGAAGATTTTGCTGAAGGTACTGTTAGAAGATCTTCACCTGAGAGTTTTACAGACAAAAGCTTAATTAACACTAAAATTTATGTTTCATGCAATAAACATGGTGCTGTTGGTGACTATAATGTGGGAGAAGGGGCTGAGGGACATGTTGGCGAACGAAATTTTTATGGTCTCATATTTTCAAATTGTCATGAGTTTTCAAGAAAATGTTTAGAATACTCGAATCAGAGTTTTTCCAGTTTTAATATCTTCGATTGGAATGATATAGACGAGACTTGGGAGCCTACAATCAGAAAGTTAAAAAAAACAGCACGAAAAAAAATAGGAGCAACGAAATGGAAATTATGGGACTGGAAAAATGATCAAATAGTTGAAGAACCAGATTTAAATCAGATAATAAATTTTTATGAAAACATGATTCTCAATAAAGAAAATATCAGATTTCTAAAAAATCAAATTAGAGAATCTAAAGCCTATATGGAAGAAATTTTTGATGAAAATATTCCAAAAGAAGGATTAAAATTATTAGAAGTTTTTTATTCAGAATTGAATAAAATTGACAATAAATATGAAGAAGTTAAAGGATTTTTAGAATATACAGGTGTTAATTATTCTTTTAATGATTTGAAAGAGTTAAAAGAAGATTTCTCTAAGATTTTATCGGAGATGAAACTTAATAAGCAAATTAAGAATATTGTTGAGAAATTAGGAAGAGAATATATTTCTGAAGAAAAAAAGAAAAAATCAAAAGTAGTAATCAGAAAGGAAAATGAAGTTTTAGGAATACATAAAAGTGATGAATTAGCTAGACTTTTACCATCTGAGTACGTTAACTTAGAAAGCGAAGAATTAGAGTATCTGTTTTATTCTAAATTATTAGAAAAGAGCTTATTAACATATGAAATTGCAGGTAGATCTAAAGAGCGGATTGAATTTGAAGAAGAAAATATAAACAAAAAGGGTCCAGTAATAGCGTGTCTTGATACTTCGGGAAGTATGGAAGGAGAGCCAATTTTAAAAGCTAAAGCTCTGCTTTTTAGTATTTCAAAAATATTGGAAAAAGAGGATAGAAAGTTAATAATTATATTGTTTGGAGCTTCAGGACAGATACAAGAAATGGAGTTCACTTCTAATTCACAAAATAACAAGATTTTATCATTCTTGAACAAAGGTTACGGAGGTGGCACTGATTTTGAGACACCTTTAAAGAGAGGTATCAATATTATTGAAAGTGAAAAAAGTAATTTTACTAAAGCTGATATACTCATGATTACTGATGGTTATTGCGATATTTCTGATATATTCAAGAAAACTATAAAGGTAAAAAAAGATGAACTTGATTTTATGGTTTATACTGTTATTTGTAATAACAACGTAGTAAGTGATGACTTTAGCGATGAAATTGTTAACTTTTAA
- a CDS encoding AAA family ATPase produces MREKLKKIIFELNKGLVEREEVVKIALLSLLSQENLILFGPPGTAKSEISRRLHKVVKDGTYFEYLLTKFTTPEEIFGPLSIKELKEDRYKRKIEGYLPDSETAFLDEIFKANSSILNSLLTIINEKKFHNGNKSEEVPLMSLIGASNELPLNDIELNALYDRFLFRMHVDYIKDENIDKLLNLSFEKFELEDKFKLTRDEMLSISNGISKIVVPNNIKTLLKEIREQFNEEFKENNHESFSDRRLVKLLKILKVSAFTNGRKEVDESDLVLLIYCLWNNPNNYGNIKNIVIDKVKNRFSEIEEVINSNTSAKVANGKLKGSGKENDPFLIENLLDLYSIDHANYIDKGFYFKQVFDIDCTEVDHWHSIGKKVAFSGYYDGNGKKISNLKGDSFFGYVSENSILQRINIENAKIDAQAGFVISNSGKLKNCNLSGEVTGSGNSAGFVQKNCGTITDCNFLGNVSYHFEAKSGSDIANAGFVLENEGNITLCNYFGAVSIYSSMPNSDSKINLGGSGGVIHLNKGEVSKCFFKGSFTLKYEKPSNSYYTPYVEVTLGGLICRNEGTLTNSMFSGDIKSNTEYSRIILQIGGISCLNIGKISKCLINGEIDISKFDRNDVGGIICDGGKVSNSFFMADLKANKGNNDQVRRISCLNNESLENNYSLDSVLVGTNKVISNNENSAEGKDISRVMINQEFFKRYLDWDFKDIWEWDKNENMPTLKQNRSKTNDNDENKKIKDLNQFEQNIWL; encoded by the coding sequence ATGAGAGAGAAATTAAAAAAAATAATTTTTGAACTTAACAAAGGACTTGTTGAAAGAGAAGAAGTTGTCAAAATAGCTTTATTGAGTCTGTTATCCCAAGAAAATTTAATACTTTTCGGACCTCCAGGTACTGCGAAAAGTGAAATCTCAAGACGATTACATAAAGTTGTGAAAGATGGAACTTATTTTGAATATTTATTGACTAAATTTACTACACCAGAGGAGATATTTGGACCTCTTTCGATAAAAGAATTAAAAGAGGATAGATATAAAAGAAAAATAGAAGGGTATCTTCCGGATTCTGAAACAGCGTTTTTAGATGAAATTTTTAAAGCTAATTCTTCAATTTTAAACTCTCTTTTAACTATAATAAATGAAAAAAAGTTTCATAATGGGAATAAAAGTGAAGAAGTTCCTTTAATGTCTCTTATTGGGGCATCAAATGAGTTACCATTAAATGACATTGAGTTAAACGCATTGTATGATAGGTTTTTGTTTAGAATGCATGTCGACTATATAAAGGATGAGAATATTGACAAATTGCTCAACTTGTCATTTGAGAAATTTGAATTGGAAGATAAATTTAAACTTACAAGAGATGAAATGTTAAGTATTTCAAATGGAATCTCTAAAATAGTTGTTCCGAACAATATTAAAACATTATTGAAAGAGATAAGAGAACAATTCAATGAAGAGTTTAAAGAAAATAATCATGAGAGTTTTTCAGATAGAAGATTAGTTAAACTATTGAAAATACTAAAAGTTTCTGCATTTACAAATGGAAGGAAAGAAGTTGATGAGTCAGATCTAGTGTTATTGATATATTGCCTATGGAATAATCCTAATAATTACGGGAATATAAAAAACATAGTGATTGATAAAGTTAAAAATAGATTTAGTGAGATTGAGGAAGTTATAAACTCAAATACCTCAGCTAAAGTTGCTAATGGAAAGCTAAAAGGAAGCGGAAAAGAGAATGATCCCTTTCTTATAGAAAATTTACTAGATCTATATTCCATTGATCACGCTAATTATATCGACAAGGGTTTTTACTTCAAACAGGTATTTGATATTGATTGTACTGAGGTAGATCACTGGCATTCCATAGGAAAAAAAGTTGCTTTTAGTGGTTACTACGATGGAAATGGTAAAAAAATCTCAAATCTAAAGGGTGATTCATTTTTTGGTTATGTCTCAGAAAACTCAATTTTACAAAGAATCAATATTGAAAATGCAAAAATTGATGCTCAGGCTGGTTTTGTAATATCTAATTCAGGTAAGCTTAAGAATTGTAATTTATCTGGTGAAGTAACTGGGTCGGGTAATAGTGCAGGTTTTGTCCAAAAGAATTGTGGAACAATCACTGACTGCAATTTTTTGGGAAATGTATCATATCACTTTGAAGCTAAAAGTGGGTCAGATATTGCTAATGCAGGTTTTGTCTTAGAGAATGAAGGGAATATAACTCTTTGCAATTATTTCGGAGCAGTATCAATATATTCATCGATGCCTAATAGTGATAGCAAAATTAACTTAGGAGGGTCAGGGGGGGTTATCCATTTAAACAAAGGCGAAGTTTCAAAATGTTTTTTTAAAGGAAGTTTCACATTAAAGTATGAAAAGCCTTCTAATAGTTATTATACACCTTATGTAGAAGTTACATTAGGCGGTTTAATATGTAGAAATGAAGGAACATTGACGAATTCTATGTTTTCAGGAGATATAAAATCTAATACGGAATATTCGAGAATCATTTTACAAATAGGTGGCATATCATGTTTAAATATAGGTAAAATATCTAAATGCCTTATAAATGGCGAGATAGACATTTCAAAATTTGATCGAAATGATGTAGGTGGTATTATCTGTGATGGTGGAAAAGTATCAAATTCTTTTTTTATGGCTGATCTTAAAGCTAATAAAGGAAATAACGATCAGGTTCGTAGAATCTCTTGCTTGAATAATGAGTCGTTGGAGAATAACTATTCGCTTGATAGTGTTCTAGTTGGTACTAATAAAGTAATTTCAAACAATGAAAATTCAGCAGAGGGAAAAGACATCAGTAGAGTAATGATTAATCAAGAATTTTTTAAACGATATCTTGATTGGGATTTTAAGGATATATGGGAATGGGATAAAAATGAAAACATGCCAACCTTAAAGCAAAACCGTTCTAAGACCAATGACAATGATGAAAATAAGAAGATAAAAGATCTAAATCAATTTGAACAAAATATATGGTTATAA
- a CDS encoding prepilin-type N-terminal cleavage/methylation domain-containing protein, with translation MKKGVTLIEVLVSITILAIVVAAGFQIYITNLRISVEQDKYYNAENILRQCVEELTNKPTLLDDNTKWIADDEVSGRINYYKTFDYKGLDGTLTNFSVQLDTVIVKSGEGADLARAKQLKANIKWGKNLFSATTIIPYDYPRPSVSI, from the coding sequence ATGAAAAAAGGAGTGACCCTTATTGAAGTTTTAGTTTCAATAACTATATTGGCAATCGTTGTGGCAGCAGGATTTCAAATCTACATCACAAATTTAAGAATATCAGTTGAACAGGATAAATATTATAATGCCGAAAATATATTAAGACAATGTGTTGAGGAGTTGACAAATAAACCCACTTTACTTGATGATAACACTAAATGGATTGCAGATGATGAAGTTTCTGGAAGAATAAATTACTATAAAACCTTTGACTATAAAGGTCTTGATGGTACTTTAACAAACTTTTCCGTACAACTGGATACTGTAATTGTAAAATCTGGCGAAGGGGCTGATCTTGCCAGAGCAAAACAATTGAAAGCAAACATTAAATGGGGGAAAAATCTATTTTCTGCTACAACAATTATTCCTTATGATTATCCAAGACCGTCTGTGTCAATTTAA
- the rfaD gene encoding ADP-glyceromanno-heptose 6-epimerase, whose product MIVVTGGAGFIGSAIVWGLNRQGVDEIVIVDNLNESEKWKNLRALKFRDYYDRNDFIEMIKKDSVPFTVSKIIHMGACSRTTETDTSYLMKNNFEYSKLLFEYAMKNRQRFIYASSGATYGDGEYGFGDDDTKLDELRPLNMYGYSKQLFDQYVKHRNGFKEVVGLKFFNVFGPNEYHKGSMTSKVFKSYNEILKTGKIQLFKSEEGSEYANGDSLRDFVYVKDVVYVILELANNYHVNGLFNVGTGRARSWNDLANAVFKSMGKEMGGENIIEYIDMPEELKGKYQYYTCAKNDKLNGAGHGRPVNYRSLEDAVDDYVKNYLIPGKYLGD is encoded by the coding sequence ATGATTGTTGTAACAGGTGGTGCCGGATTTATTGGTTCTGCAATAGTTTGGGGTCTCAATCGCCAGGGGGTGGATGAAATTGTAATAGTCGATAATCTGAATGAATCCGAAAAGTGGAAAAATCTTAGAGCTCTCAAGTTTAGAGACTATTATGATAGGAATGATTTTATAGAAATGATTAAGAAAGATTCTGTTCCTTTTACTGTTTCAAAAATTATTCACATGGGTGCTTGTTCTAGAACTACTGAGACCGATACTTCATATTTAATGAAAAATAATTTTGAGTATTCTAAGCTTCTTTTCGAATATGCTATGAAAAATCGTCAAAGATTTATCTATGCTTCCAGTGGAGCTACCTATGGGGATGGAGAATATGGGTTTGGAGATGATGATACTAAACTGGACGAGTTAAGACCCTTGAATATGTATGGTTACTCAAAGCAATTATTCGATCAGTATGTCAAACATAGAAATGGTTTTAAGGAAGTCGTCGGTTTGAAATTTTTCAATGTATTTGGACCAAATGAATATCATAAGGGAAGTATGACCAGTAAGGTCTTTAAGAGCTATAATGAAATTTTAAAAACCGGTAAAATTCAACTTTTTAAATCTGAAGAAGGTTCTGAATATGCTAACGGAGATTCTTTAAGAGACTTTGTCTATGTAAAAGATGTTGTATATGTTATACTTGAACTAGCAAATAATTATCATGTAAACGGGCTTTTTAATGTTGGAACAGGACGAGCAAGAAGCTGGAATGATTTGGCCAATGCTGTTTTTAAAAGTATGGGAAAAGAAATGGGCGGAGAAAATATTATCGAATATATCGATATGCCTGAAGAATTAAAAGGTAAGTACCAATACTACACATGTGCAAAAAATGATAAGCTAAATGGTGCTGGTCATGGAAGACCTGTTAATTATAGATCTCTTGAGGATGCTGTGGATGATTATGTTAAAAATTATCTTATTCCTGGGAAATATCTTGGTGACTAA